The nucleotide sequence TGCTCCGCCACCGATCTCATGAAGCGCTCCGACACGGCGCCGTCCTTTATCAGGGAAGATGTCCCGATCTTCACGACGACGCGCCTGACATCGCCCAAGTACTCTCTTCTGGACGCCATCTGAATCACTCGAACGGATACTCCCTTTCGGAGGGGACATGAAGGAACGGCTTAGCGTCTTTCCCGACGTAATCCTTCACGATCTGGCCGTCCCCGACGAGGACGTATTTGTATATCATCAGGCCCTCCATCCCCACCGGGCCGCGGGAGTGGATCTTGTTGGTGCTTATCCCGACCTCGGCTCCCTTCCCGAACCTGAACCCATCGGCGAAACGGGTGGATGCGTTCACGAACACGTCCGCGGAATCGACTTTCTTGGCGAAGATAGACGCCTTCACCATGTTGGAGGTGATTATCGCGTCCGTGTGATGGGACCCGTGGGCGTTGATGAAATCTATGGCTTCGGATATCGAATCCACCACTTTCACCGATATTATCAGATCCCCGTATTCGGTGTCCCAATCCTCGTCGGATGCCGGAACGGCGGACGGCAGAATCCTGAGCGTCTTCTCGTCCCCTCTGATCTCCACGCCGGCATCGGAGAACGCCTTCCCCATCTTGGGCAGGAACTTTTCAGCTATGGCGGAATCCACGAGGAGAGTCTCGGCCGCGTTGCATACGGCCGGGTATTGCGCCTTGGAATCCAGAGCGACCTTCACGGCCATCCCCATGTCGCACTCGGAATCGACGTACACATGGCATATCCCTGCGGCATGGCCGAGCACCGGGATCTTCGTGTTCGATTGGATATGGCGTACGAAGGCGTTGGACCCGCGGGGAATCAGCAGGTCGATGTATTCATGCAGGCCCAGAATGGAATCAATGTCGGACCTCGATTCCATCAGGACGAACGCCTCCTCGGGAACCCCGGCGGAAGCTGCGGCGCCCCTCAGTATCTCGAAGAGCGAGCGTATGGACTCCAAAGCCTCGCGGCCGCCTTTGAACGCGACAGAGTTGCCGGATTTGAGGCACAGAGACATGATCTGCGGGACCACGTCCGGACGGGACTCGAATATCACTCCCAGCATTCCTATGGGGCAGCGGATCTGGTACAGGGTCAGACCTTCGTCAAGGTCCAGAGAGGACATGACCTCTCCCACCGGATCCTTCAGCTTTATGACGTCCCTTATCCCGGCAATCATGCCGTCTATCTTGGGGCCGTCTATCTTCAGCCTCTTCAGCATGGGCCCGGTGATCTCTCCGCGCTCCAGCATGGCCTCTGCGGCCGCCATGTCCTTGGAATTCGCCGCAAGGATGGCTTCCCTGTTTGAATCCAGAGCCGCCGCCATAGCTTCAAGAGCCGAATCCTTGGCCGCCGTGGGAAGGACGGCCATAGTTATGGACGCTTCCTTCGCTTTCCTGATTTCCGAGACCACATCTGGCATAAGCGGATTATTGACAAAGACGTTAAATAATGTAATCATATAGGAGCGGATAAGCCGAGATAGCCAAGCCCGGTATGGCGGCGGTCTCGAAAACCGCTGGAGCGATCCTCGGGAGTTCGAATCTCTCTCTCGGCGCCATTTTATTCTCTGTGATTCGACAGCAATCCCTCCGTTTCCGCCTCTAACCCCGATTATTCATTGATAAAACGCTCATTGGTTACCTTTCGGTAACAGAGTAACCTAATAGTTACTTTACCACCTATTGGTTTCTTTTTAATACTTATGCCCCTGACGATATGTATCATCTGAGAGGTAACTCGAATGA is from Candidatus Methanomethylophilaceae archaeon and encodes:
- a CDS encoding glutamate-5-semialdehyde dehydrogenase; this translates as MPDVVSEIRKAKEASITMAVLPTAAKDSALEAMAAALDSNREAILAANSKDMAAAEAMLERGEITGPMLKRLKIDGPKIDGMIAGIRDVIKLKDPVGEVMSSLDLDEGLTLYQIRCPIGMLGVIFESRPDVVPQIMSLCLKSGNSVAFKGGREALESIRSLFEILRGAAASAGVPEEAFVLMESRSDIDSILGLHEYIDLLIPRGSNAFVRHIQSNTKIPVLGHAAGICHVYVDSECDMGMAVKVALDSKAQYPAVCNAAETLLVDSAIAEKFLPKMGKAFSDAGVEIRGDEKTLRILPSAVPASDEDWDTEYGDLIISVKVVDSISEAIDFINAHGSHHTDAIITSNMVKASIFAKKVDSADVFVNASTRFADGFRFGKGAEVGISTNKIHSRGPVGMEGLMIYKYVLVGDGQIVKDYVGKDAKPFLHVPSEREYPFE